In Bradyrhizobium guangzhouense, the DNA window GACTCAAAGAAGGGGATTGAGAAATTTGAAAGCTGGATATTCTCGGAAAGCGCGAAAAGACGTCGGACGCCACCAGACGCCCGTGGCGTCGAGGCTATCGCATAGGTCGGATCGCGCTCTATCACTATGACATCTGAAGCCGGCGCCATGAGCTTGAGAAAATAGGCAGCCGCGGAACCGATGGCTCCGCCCCCAATAATTGCGACATCATATTTCATTTTCCTACCTGCCCGAGTAGAGTAGATGGTGTGATACTATGCCAACGCCGTGCGCCGATGCCGTTCGTAGATGCCGCCTACTCCACGTCTACCGGAAGGATCTCGAACAAGGGCGCGCCGTAACTAACCGCGGCGCCTTCTTCGATAAGAATTGTGACCAACCGCCCCCGCTGCGGCGTTCTGATCGGGATTAGAATCAAATCATCCTGTAGGTAGCCGAGGATATCATCCGAGTTTAAAGACGAGCCCATCGGCACCGCCGCTGAAGCCGCCGCGGGATGCCTTGGTAAGAATCTTCCCGGCCCAACCGCGCGAACAACAATATTTGCCGTAGCCGGCGGCGCCGCTCGCACCTTCTCGTCGGTCGTCGCCGCAAGCTCAATGTTTATAAACTCGCCGCCTTCCTCATATTCCAGCCGGATCAAGCCATGGCGCCTCATGATGGCAGTCAATTGCGGAATGTAATCGCAAAGACCCGTCATGATGCCACCGCAGAAGTGGCTCTCTTCAGCCTCAGCCCAGCGGCCAACCAATTCTTCAGAAACCGGATGTCCGCGCTGCCGGCTTTGAACGCTTCAATGGCACCGCAGGCGCGCTCCATTCTAACGGCTATTTCCCCACGGTTGGCGATCAGCACCTTGTCAAACATTTGCTCACTCGAGAACGAGAAGAGTGTCACCCGCGCAAACCACCTGGCCGTCGTCGGGTAGGATTGCTCGCACCGTCCCCGCTCTGTCAGCTTCGACACGGAACAGTGTTTTCATGGACTCTA includes these proteins:
- a CDS encoding acetyl-CoA carboxylase biotin carboxyl carrier protein, yielding MTGLCDYIPQLTAIMRRHGLIRLEYEEGGEFINIELAATTDEKVRAAPPATANIVVRAVGPGRFLPRHPAAASAAVPMGSSLNSDDILGYLQDDLILIPIRTPQRGRLVTILIEEGAAVSYGAPLFEILPVDVE
- a CDS encoding biotin carboxylase N-terminal domain-containing protein, with the protein product MFDKVLIANRGEIAVRMERACGAIEAFKAGSADIRFLKNWLAAGLRLKRATSAVAS